The Pseudomonas berkeleyensis genome includes a region encoding these proteins:
- a CDS encoding substrate-binding periplasmic protein, which yields MFKRLLLALGGTLVVLTGAARAEVDPNYTVVLLTENFPPYNMAINGKNFAQEDNIDGIAVDIVKEMFTRAGVKYNLTLRFPWDRIYKLALEKPGYGVFVTARLPEREALFKWVGPIGPDDWVMLAKGDSPINLANLDEARQYRIGAYKGDAISEYLTDKGVEHGTSLRDQENARKLVAGQIDLWATGDPAGRYLAKQEGITGLKTVLRFDSAELYLALNKDMPDEIVAKLQAALDQMRAEGFVDATLNKYL from the coding sequence ATGTTCAAACGCCTGCTACTCGCGCTGGGCGGCACCCTTGTGGTGCTGACGGGTGCTGCGCGCGCCGAAGTGGATCCGAACTACACCGTGGTTCTGCTGACCGAAAATTTCCCGCCATACAACATGGCGATCAATGGCAAGAACTTCGCTCAGGAAGACAATATCGATGGCATCGCCGTGGATATCGTCAAGGAAATGTTCACGCGCGCCGGGGTCAAGTACAACCTGACCCTGCGTTTCCCGTGGGATCGCATCTACAAGCTGGCGCTGGAAAAACCGGGCTATGGTGTATTCGTCACCGCTCGTCTGCCCGAGCGCGAAGCGTTGTTCAAATGGGTGGGGCCCATCGGGCCTGACGACTGGGTGATGCTGGCCAAGGGCGACAGCCCGATCAATCTGGCTAACCTAGACGAAGCCAGGCAGTACCGCATCGGCGCCTACAAGGGCGATGCCATTTCTGAATACCTGACCGACAAGGGTGTGGAACACGGCACTTCGCTGCGTGACCAGGAGAACGCCCGCAAACTGGTGGCTGGCCAGATCGACCTCTGGGCCACCGGTGACCCCGCCGGGCGCTACCTGGCCAAGCAGGAAGGCATCACGGGATTGAAAACGGTGCTGCGTTTCGACAGCGCCGAACTGTACCTGGCGCTGAACAAGGACATGCCCGACGAGATCGTCGCCAAGCTGCAGGCTGCGCTGGATCAGATGCGGGCCGAAGGCTTCGTCGACGCTACGCTCAACAAGTACCTCTAG
- a CDS encoding S41 family peptidase translates to MSHRFRPTCLALALSLLLGAPALQAAEPAPAPAASSKAPLPLDDLRTFAEVMDRIKAAYVEPVSDKTLLENAIKGMLSNLDPHSAYLEPEAFLELQESTSGEFGGLGIEVGMEDGFIKVVSPIDDTPASQAGIQPGDLIVKIDGQPTKGLSMMEAVDKMRGKAGSKIELTLVRDGGRPFDLTLTRAVIKVRSVKSQMLEDGYGYLRISQFQVNTGEEVGKALTKLRQENGNKKLRGLVMDLRNNPGGVLQAAVEVADHFLKSGLIVYTEGRLANSELRFNADPADASEGVPLVVLINGGSASASEIVAGALQDHKRAVLMGTDSFGKGSVQTVLPLNNDRALKLTTALYFTPNGRSIQAQGIIPDIEVARAKVTREQDSEGIKEADLQGHLGNGNGGADRPSKGAQAARTERPQDDDYQLSQALNLLKGLSVTRGN, encoded by the coding sequence ATGTCCCATCGCTTTCGCCCCACCTGCCTGGCTCTGGCCCTCAGCCTGCTGCTCGGCGCCCCCGCCCTGCAGGCTGCAGAGCCTGCACCCGCGCCGGCGGCGAGCAGCAAGGCACCGCTGCCGCTGGATGACCTGCGCACCTTCGCCGAGGTGATGGATCGCATCAAGGCAGCCTATGTCGAGCCCGTGAGCGACAAGACTCTGCTGGAGAACGCCATCAAGGGCATGCTCAGCAACCTCGACCCGCATTCGGCCTATCTGGAGCCGGAAGCCTTCCTCGAACTGCAGGAAAGCACCAGCGGCGAATTTGGCGGCCTGGGCATCGAAGTCGGCATGGAAGACGGTTTCATCAAGGTCGTCTCGCCCATCGACGACACCCCTGCCTCGCAGGCCGGTATCCAGCCGGGCGACCTGATCGTGAAAATCGACGGCCAGCCGACCAAGGGCCTGTCGATGATGGAAGCCGTGGACAAGATGCGCGGCAAGGCCGGCAGCAAGATCGAGCTGACCCTGGTGCGCGACGGCGGTCGTCCCTTCGACCTGACCCTGACCCGCGCAGTGATCAAGGTTCGTAGCGTGAAGAGCCAGATGCTCGAGGACGGCTACGGCTACCTGCGCATCTCGCAGTTCCAGGTCAACACCGGCGAAGAGGTGGGCAAGGCGCTGACCAAGCTGCGCCAGGAGAACGGCAACAAGAAGCTGCGCGGCCTGGTGATGGATCTGCGCAACAACCCGGGCGGCGTGCTGCAGGCTGCCGTGGAAGTGGCCGACCACTTCCTCAAGAGCGGCCTGATTGTCTACACCGAAGGCCGCCTGGCCAACTCCGAGCTGCGCTTCAACGCTGACCCGGCCGATGCCAGCGAAGGTGTGCCGTTGGTGGTGCTGATCAACGGCGGCAGCGCCTCGGCTTCGGAAATCGTCGCTGGCGCCCTGCAAGATCACAAACGCGCCGTGCTGATGGGCACCGACAGCTTCGGCAAGGGCTCGGTACAGACCGTGCTACCGCTGAACAACGATCGCGCCCTGAAGCTGACCACCGCGCTGTACTTCACCCCCAATGGCCGCTCGATCCAGGCCCAGGGCATCATCCCGGACATCGAGGTGGCGCGCGCCAAGGTCACTCGCGAGCAGGACAGCGAAGGCATCAAGGAAGCCGACCTGCAGGGGCATCTGGGCAACGGCAACGGCGGCGCGGATCGCCCGAGTAAAGGAGCACAGGCTGCACGCACCGAGCGTCCACAGGATGACGACTATCAACTGAGCCAGGCGCTGAACCTGCTCAAAGGCTTGAGCGTCACCCGCGGCAACTGA
- the hisB gene encoding imidazoleglycerol-phosphate dehydratase HisB: MAERTASVERNTLETQIKVSINLDGTGKAKFDIGVPFLEHMLDQIARHGLIDLDIYCKGDLHIDDHHTVEDVGITLGQAFAKAVGDKKGMTRYGHSYVPLDEALSRVVIDFSGRPGLQMHVPFTRAVVGGFDVDLFQEFFQGFVNHAQVSLHIDNLRGVNTHHQIETVFKAFGRALRMAVELDPRMAGQMPSTKGTL, from the coding sequence ATGGCCGAACGTACGGCATCCGTCGAGCGCAACACCCTGGAGACCCAGATCAAGGTCTCGATCAATCTGGATGGCACCGGTAAGGCCAAGTTCGATATTGGCGTGCCTTTTCTCGAGCACATGCTCGACCAGATCGCCCGTCATGGCCTGATCGACCTGGACATCTACTGCAAGGGCGACCTGCACATCGACGACCACCACACCGTCGAGGACGTCGGTATCACCCTCGGCCAGGCGTTCGCCAAGGCTGTCGGCGACAAGAAGGGCATGACCCGTTACGGTCATTCCTACGTGCCGCTCGACGAAGCGCTGTCGCGCGTGGTGATCGACTTCTCTGGCCGTCCGGGCCTGCAGATGCACGTGCCGTTCACTCGCGCCGTGGTCGGTGGTTTCGACGTCGATCTGTTCCAGGAATTCTTCCAGGGCTTCGTCAACCATGCCCAGGTCAGCCTGCACATCGACAACCTGCGTGGGGTGAACACCCACCACCAGATCGAGACCGTGTTCAAGGCCTTCGGCCGCGCGCTGCGCATGGCCGTCGAGCTCGACCCGCGCATGGCCGGGCAGATGCCGTCGACCAAGGGCACCCTGTAA
- a CDS encoding substrate-binding periplasmic protein: MFLLRFVTILALSCGLGLARAEPLVLLTENLPPFNMSANGNNFARDDNVTGMSADILRAVCERAQVDCQLILRFPWQRVYQQTLDEPGYGLFSTARTAEREKLFKWVGPIAQNDWVLFAKGDNSIQLATLRDAGRYRIGGYKGDAKTQFLLDKGLEVQTALRDTENLRKLERGQIDLWVTSSQAGRFVARQEGIENLKVVQHLHTADLYLALNLQTPDELVQKLQQALDALRAEGALKSIEGRY, translated from the coding sequence ATGTTCCTTCTTCGATTCGTGACCATCCTGGCCCTCTCCTGCGGTCTGGGCCTTGCCCGGGCAGAGCCCTTGGTGCTGCTCACGGAAAACCTGCCGCCGTTCAACATGTCGGCCAACGGCAACAACTTCGCGCGTGACGACAATGTCACCGGGATGAGCGCCGACATCCTGCGGGCGGTGTGCGAGCGTGCGCAGGTCGACTGCCAACTGATCCTGCGTTTCCCCTGGCAGCGCGTCTATCAGCAAACGCTGGATGAGCCGGGCTACGGGCTGTTCTCCACGGCGCGAACCGCAGAGCGCGAGAAGCTTTTCAAGTGGGTGGGGCCGATTGCGCAGAACGACTGGGTGCTGTTCGCCAAGGGCGACAATTCGATCCAGCTGGCGACCCTGCGAGACGCCGGACGCTATCGCATCGGTGGCTACAAGGGCGATGCCAAGACCCAGTTCCTGCTGGACAAGGGCCTGGAGGTACAGACGGCGCTGCGCGACACCGAGAACCTGCGCAAGCTCGAGCGTGGCCAGATCGACCTCTGGGTGACGTCCAGTCAGGCTGGCCGCTTCGTCGCGCGCCAGGAGGGTATCGAGAACCTCAAGGTCGTGCAGCATCTGCACACGGCTGACCTGTATCTCGCCCTCAATCTGCAAACGCCTGACGAGCTGGTGCAGAAGTTGCAGCAAGCATTGGATGCACTGCGGGCCGAAGGTGCGTTGAAGAGCATCGAGGGGCGCTATTGA
- the hisF gene encoding imidazole glycerol phosphate synthase subunit HisF — translation MALAKRIIPCLDVDNGRVVKGVKFENIRDAGDPVEIARRYDEQGADEITFLDITASVDGRDTTLHTVERMASQVFIPLTVGGGVRTVQDIRNLLNAGADKVSINTAAVFNPEFVGEAAARFGSQCIVVAIDAKRVAPGRWEIFTHGGRKPTGLDAVAWAKKMEDLGAGEILLTSMDQDGVKSGYDLGVTRAISETVRIPVIASGGVGNLQHLADGIIDGKADAVLAASIFHFGEYTVPEAKAYLASRGIVVR, via the coding sequence ATGGCACTGGCCAAACGCATCATCCCCTGCCTCGACGTGGACAACGGCCGCGTGGTCAAGGGCGTCAAGTTCGAGAACATCCGCGATGCCGGCGACCCGGTGGAAATCGCCCGTCGCTACGACGAGCAGGGTGCCGACGAGATCACCTTCCTCGACATCACCGCCAGCGTCGATGGGCGCGACACCACGCTGCACACCGTCGAGCGCATGGCCAGCCAGGTATTCATTCCGCTCACCGTCGGTGGCGGCGTGCGTACCGTGCAGGACATCCGTAACCTGCTCAATGCTGGTGCCGACAAGGTGTCGATCAACACCGCTGCGGTGTTCAACCCCGAGTTCGTCGGCGAGGCGGCTGCACGTTTCGGCTCGCAGTGCATCGTTGTCGCCATCGACGCCAAGCGCGTAGCACCGGGGCGCTGGGAAATCTTCACCCACGGCGGGCGCAAGCCGACCGGCCTGGATGCCGTGGCCTGGGCGAAGAAGATGGAAGACCTTGGTGCTGGCGAGATCCTTCTGACCAGCATGGATCAGGACGGCGTGAAGAGCGGCTACGACTTGGGCGTGACCCGCGCCATCAGTGAGACCGTGCGCATCCCGGTGATCGCCTCCGGCGGCGTCGGCAACTTGCAGCACCTGGCCGACGGCATCATCGACGGCAAGGCCGATGCGGTGCTCGCTGCGAGCATCTTCCACTTCGGCGAATACACCGTGCCGGAGGCCAAGGCCTACCTGGCCAGCCGCGGTATCGTCGTGCGCTGA
- a CDS encoding substrate-binding periplasmic protein: MLKTLKKSLFVALFLASGFAHAELPSDYKVVLLTENFPPFNMAVDDKNFARDDGIDGISADIVREMFKRAGIDYTLTLRFPWDRLYRLTLDKPNYGLFSTTYTEERKPLFKWVGPLAKTGWVLLAAPGNDIKVASLQDAAKYRVGAYKNDAVSQHLESQGLEPINALRDQENVKKLVRGQIDLWATTDPVGRYLAKQEDVSGLNTVLRFNDAELYLALNKDTPDEVVERLQKALDELRSEGFIDDITENYL; this comes from the coding sequence ATGCTGAAAACTCTGAAGAAAAGCCTGTTCGTCGCCCTGTTCCTCGCCTCCGGTTTCGCCCATGCGGAGCTGCCGTCAGACTACAAGGTGGTGCTGCTGACCGAGAATTTCCCGCCCTTCAACATGGCGGTGGACGACAAGAACTTCGCCCGTGATGACGGCATCGACGGCATCAGTGCCGACATCGTGCGCGAGATGTTCAAGCGTGCCGGCATCGACTACACCCTGACCCTGCGCTTCCCCTGGGATCGCCTCTATCGCCTGACCCTGGACAAGCCCAACTACGGGCTGTTCTCCACCACCTATACCGAGGAGCGCAAGCCGCTGTTCAAGTGGGTTGGACCGCTGGCCAAGACCGGCTGGGTATTGCTTGCAGCACCGGGTAACGACATCAAGGTGGCGAGCCTGCAGGACGCGGCCAAGTACCGCGTCGGTGCCTACAAGAACGATGCGGTCAGCCAGCACCTGGAGAGCCAGGGCCTGGAGCCGATCAACGCCCTGCGTGACCAGGAGAACGTGAAGAAACTGGTGCGTGGGCAGATCGACCTGTGGGCGACCACCGACCCGGTCGGCCGTTACCTGGCCAAGCAGGAAGACGTCAGCGGTCTCAACACCGTGCTGCGCTTCAACGACGCCGAGCTTTATCTGGCGCTGAACAAGGACACCCCGGACGAGGTCGTCGAGCGTCTGCAGAAGGCCCTGGACGAGTTGCGCAGCGAAGGCTTCATCGACGACATCACCGAGAACTACCTGTAA
- a CDS encoding DUF2164 domain-containing protein, whose product MARAKVPSLALEPAQEQAALLLLQRFLDERFELELGTFEVQEVLDLITRELAPHYYNKAILDVQAHLKDRFESIESDLWALEKS is encoded by the coding sequence ATGGCTCGCGCCAAGGTGCCGAGCCTGGCGCTGGAGCCTGCCCAGGAGCAGGCCGCGCTATTGCTGCTGCAGCGTTTTCTCGATGAGCGCTTCGAGCTGGAACTGGGCACCTTCGAGGTGCAGGAAGTGCTCGATCTGATCACCCGCGAGCTGGCACCGCACTATTACAACAAGGCGATTCTCGATGTGCAGGCGCACCTGAAAGACAGGTTCGAAAGCATCGAGAGCGACCTCTGGGCGCTCGAGAAGAGCTGA
- the hisA gene encoding 1-(5-phosphoribosyl)-5-[(5-phosphoribosylamino)methylideneamino]imidazole-4-carboxamide isomerase, which produces MLIIPAIDLKDGACVRLRQGRMEDSTVFSDDPVSMAAKWVEGGCRRLHLVDLNGAFEGQPVNGEVVTAIAKRYPTLPIQIGGGIRTLETIEHYVRAGVSYVIIGTKAVKEPEFVTEACKAFPGKVIVGLDAKDGFVATDGWAEVSSVQATDLAKRFEADGVSAIVYTDIAKDGMMQGCNVEATAALAAASRIPVIASGGIHNLGDIEKLLLARSPGIIGAITGRAIYEGTLDVAEAQSFCDSYKG; this is translated from the coding sequence ATGCTGATTATCCCCGCTATCGATCTGAAGGACGGCGCCTGCGTGCGTCTGCGCCAGGGCCGCATGGAAGATTCCACCGTGTTCTCCGATGACCCGGTAAGCATGGCTGCCAAATGGGTCGAGGGCGGCTGCCGTCGTCTGCACCTGGTCGATCTGAACGGCGCCTTCGAAGGTCAACCGGTCAATGGCGAAGTGGTTACCGCCATCGCCAAGCGCTACCCGACCCTGCCGATCCAGATCGGCGGCGGCATCCGTACCCTGGAAACCATCGAGCACTACGTGCGCGCTGGTGTTAGCTACGTGATCATCGGCACCAAGGCGGTGAAAGAGCCCGAGTTCGTTACCGAGGCGTGCAAGGCCTTCCCCGGCAAGGTCATCGTCGGCCTGGATGCCAAGGACGGTTTCGTTGCCACTGACGGCTGGGCCGAAGTGTCCAGCGTGCAGGCCACCGACCTGGCCAAGCGTTTCGAGGCCGATGGCGTGTCTGCCATCGTCTACACCGACATCGCCAAAGACGGCATGATGCAGGGCTGCAACGTCGAGGCTACCGCCGCACTGGCCGCTGCCAGTCGCATCCCGGTGATCGCTTCCGGCGGCATCCACAACCTGGGTGATATCGAGAAGCTGCTGCTGGCGCGTTCGCCCGGCATCATCGGCGCCATCACCGGCCGTGCCATCTATGAAGGCACCCTGGATGTAGCCGAAGCGCAGAGCTTCTGCGATTCCTACAAGGGTTAA
- the hisH gene encoding imidazole glycerol phosphate synthase subunit HisH, which produces MQTVAVIDYGMGNLHSVAKALEHVGAGRVLVTSDAKVIREADRVVFPGVGAIRDCMGEIKRLGFDELVREVSADRPFLGICVGMQALLERSEENDGVDCIGLFPGQVRFFGKDLVEEGERLKVPHMGWNEVSQAVKHPLWHDIPEHARFYFVHSYYIEAGKPQQVVGRGHYGKDFAAALAEGSRFAVQFHPEKSHTHGLQLLQNFAAWDGRW; this is translated from the coding sequence ATGCAGACCGTAGCCGTCATCGATTACGGCATGGGTAACCTGCACTCGGTGGCCAAGGCGCTCGAACACGTCGGCGCCGGCCGGGTGCTGGTGACCAGCGACGCCAAGGTGATCCGCGAGGCGGATCGCGTGGTGTTTCCCGGTGTCGGCGCGATCCGCGACTGCATGGGCGAAATCAAGCGTCTGGGCTTCGACGAGCTGGTGCGTGAAGTCAGCGCCGACCGCCCGTTCCTCGGCATCTGCGTCGGCATGCAGGCCCTGCTGGAACGCAGCGAGGAGAACGACGGCGTCGATTGCATCGGCCTGTTCCCCGGCCAGGTGCGCTTCTTCGGCAAGGATCTGGTTGAAGAGGGCGAGCGCCTCAAGGTGCCGCACATGGGCTGGAACGAGGTGAGCCAGGCGGTTAAGCACCCGCTGTGGCACGACATCCCCGAGCACGCGCGCTTCTACTTCGTGCACAGCTATTACATCGAGGCAGGCAAGCCGCAGCAGGTGGTTGGCCGTGGCCACTACGGCAAGGACTTCGCCGCGGCCCTGGCCGAAGGTTCGCGCTTTGCCGTGCAGTTCCACCCAGAGAAGAGCCATACCCATGGCCTGCAGTTGCTGCAGAACTTCGCCGCCTGGGACGGGCGCTGGTAA